The following coding sequences lie in one Miscanthus floridulus cultivar M001 chromosome 9, ASM1932011v1, whole genome shotgun sequence genomic window:
- the LOC136484095 gene encoding uncharacterized protein: MFTLTAEPLNVEYWLRILEQKFLLLAVTDEQKVRFAAQQLLGSACAWWDTFNAMQQVDHRVTWQEFTAAFREYYISAGVLNKKLIEFLDLQQGSMSVMDYVNKFNHLSQYAGTHVDTYEKKRDRFYCGLSCILQKELYTRNYQTFGAMMNATIAMEGLQHDSQAEWKHKRMATGSSSHHQAQKVQVVRRVPYQSSGEHSFRQPHLSFQAPSTLYRAPT, encoded by the coding sequence atgttcacactGACAGCTGAGCCTCTAAATGTGGAGTattggcttcgcattctagagcaaaagtttctgttGCTCGCCGTaactgatgagcagaaggtgcgctttgcagcacaACAGTTGTTGGGATCTGCatgtgcatggtgggatacattcaatgccatgcagcaggtggatcatcgggtgacctggcaggagttcactgcGGCATTCAGAGAGTATTATATTTCTGCTGGTGTTCTCAACAAAAAGTTGATAGAGTTTCTAGACCTTCAGCAAGGAAGCATGTccgtgatggactatgtcaacaagttcaatcacttgtcgcagtatgctgggactcatgttgATACATATGAGAAGAAGAGAGACCGTTTTTACTGTGGCCTCTCTTGCATCTTACAGAAGGAGTTATATACAcgaaactatcagacctttggggcgatgatgaatgctactattgccatggagggcttgcagcatgactctcaggcagaatggaagcacaagcggatggctactgggtcttctagtcaccacCAGGCACAGAAAGTGCAGGTTGtcaggcgggtgccctatcaatcttcGGGCGAGCATTCATTTCGACAGCCTCATCTGTCTTTTCAGGCACCTTCCACTCTGTATCGTGCACCTACTTAG
- the LOC136484096 gene encoding uncharacterized protein, with protein sequence MISGMKSLDSNGRCGPINSHKAQKLMDDYLAAAKRIECANEEDGDGADMEVDGHEVEQQQYLNGKALYDVSSGAPRKHVRLAIANGAVKSSDVRAAGRERSVCPSNSVTMQNMSREMEELCRANGRLERENREKDNALQQNKVLVGFVLATGSSHAASESANNGNDVGHTNGDLHVANVDNNQGSDNNGDHASIM encoded by the exons ATGATATCTGGCATGAAAAGCCTGGATAGCAATGGTAGATGTGGTCCAATCAATAGCCACAAAGCACAGAAACTCATG GATGACTACCTTGCTGCTGCTAAGAGGATAGAATGTGCAAACGAAGAGGATGGAGACGGTGCAGACATGGAAGTCGATGGGCATGAGGTTGAGCAACAACAATATTTGAATGGAAAGGCGCTATATGATGTGTCTAGTGGTGCCCCGAGAAAGCATGTGCGTCTTGCCATAGCAAATGGTGCGGTTAAGTCTTCAGATGTAAGGGCAGCCGGAAGGGAAAGAAGTGTGTGTCCATCAAATTCAGTGACTATGCAAAACATGTCTCGAGAAATGGAAGAGTTATGTCGTGCAAATGGAAGGCTGGAACGAGAGAATCGTGAAAAGGACAACGCACTGCAGCAAAACAAAGTTCTTGTAGGCTTTGTACTG GCAACTGGGTCTTCTCATGCTGCCTCAGAATCTGCCAACAATGGTAATGATGTTGGCCACACCAATGGGGATCTTCATGTTGCAAACGTTGACAACAATCAAGGTTCCGACAACAATGGCGATCATGCATCGATAATGTGA